The genome window TCCTGCGTTAATCGCTGGACGTACACCAGAGAAGAATAGATCAGACTGCAAGAAAATTTGTCCATCCGTAATTGAAATTACGTTCGTTGGAATATATGCTGCAATGTCTCCTGCTTGTGTTTCAACGAATGGCAATGCAGTTAATGAACCACCGCCTAATGCATCACTCAATTTAGCCGCACGTTCCAATAAACGTGAATGTAAGTAGAATACATCCCCTGGGAATGCTTCACGACCTGGAGGACGACGTAATAGTAAAGAAAGTTCACGATATGCAGTTGCTTGTTTTGATAAGTCATCATAAACAACAAGTACATGCTTGCCGTTATACATGAATTCCTCACCCATTGCTACACCAGCGTATGGAGCAAGGTATAATAATGGTGCAGGATCTGATGCACCAGCAGTTACAACGATAGTATAATCCAATGCGCCATATCTGCGTAATGTCTCAACGGTACCTCTTACTGTTGATTCCTTTTGGCCGATTGCTACATAGATACAAATCATGTCTTGATCTTTTTGGTTAATGATTGTATCGACCGCTACAGTCGTTTTCCCTGTTTGACGGTCACCGATGATTAACTCACGTTGACCTCTACCAATTGGTACAAGTGCGTCAATTGCTTTAATTCCAGTTTGTAATGGTTCATCAACTGATTTACGATCCATTACACCAGGTGCTTGTGCTTCGATTGGACGTGATTTGGTTGTTTCAATTGGTCCTCTGCCATCGATTGGTTGTCCAAGTGGGTTTACAACACGTCCTAGAAGTTCCTCACCAACTGGTACTTGCATGATACGTCCAGTACGACGAACTTCATCGCCTTCTCTAATCCCTGTGTATGGTCCTAAGATTACGATACCGACGTTATTTTCTTCAAGGTTTTGTGCCAGACCCATTACTCCATTGGAGAATTCTAATAGTTCACCAGCCATTGCATTATCGAGGCCATGTGCACGTGCAATACCATCCCCAACAGTTATAACTGTTCCAACATCACTTACTTCAATATCTGAATCATACGATTCAATTTGCTTTTTTATAAGTGTACTGATTTCTTCAGCATTAATGCTCATACCATTTCACCCCTTACATCATTAGTTCGCAGTCTTTAATTTCCGTTCGATGTTTTTTAACTTTCCGCTTAGGCTTCCATCATAAATCGTGTTGCCTACACGAATTTTAATGCCTCCAATTAAGGAAGAATCTATTTTATTATCAAACTTAACTGCAGTTTTATTTAATCGCTTCGCGAAGGATAGTTCTAATTCATATTTTTCATTTTCTGTTAATGCTCGTGTCGAATATACAGTCGCTTCCACCATTCCTTTTGCATTATTAACCAATAGAATAAATTCGTTGATAATAGTTGGAACAATCTCTATACGATGACGATCAATAAGTAATTTCAATGTATTTACAACATCTTTTTGCAGATTTGTAAAAGATTCAGCAATAAGCTCTTTCTTCTTCTCACTACTAACTGCAGGATGCAATAGAAATAATTTCAATTCCTTATTATCTTGAAATACGTCCCGAACTGCTGTGAATTCTGTTACAAGCTCTTCCAAATTATTCTTTTCGATACCAAGTTGAAAAAGTGCTTCTGCATAACGTTTTGCAACAACCGTTTCACTCATCGCTCTTCTCCTACCTCTTTAATATACTCATTGATTAATTTTTCTTGATCCCCAGCAGTAATTTCTTTTTCAATTACTTTACTTGCAATCAATACAGATAGTGAGGCAACTTGGGCTTGTAGTGCTTGGATTGCTTGCTCTTTTTCATTTTGAATATCTTTTTGTGCTTGTTCCTTGATGCGACTTGCTTCGAGACGTGCTGCTTCAATAATATCTTGTTCCTGCTTAAGTCCTGCGTTTTTCGCATCTTCAATCATTTTTTGCGCTTCTTGTCTTACTTGATTTAGTTGTTCTGCTGCTTGTTTCGAAGCGGCTTCAGCTTCTAAACGGTTCTTCTCAGCAGATTCTATTTCACTTGCGACATATTCCTCACGTTTTTGCATCGTGTTCATGAGGGGGCCCCAAGCAAATTTTTTCAATAACCAGAGTAATAGAAGGAAGAAGAATAATTGAGCTGCCATATCACCCAATCTAAATCCTCCAACTGCGCCTAGTGTTAAAAGGCCAACGTATGAATGCACAGACTCCACTCCTTTCATAGGTACTCATGTTAATCTATTAGATCAGTCATTAATTTCAATATGTTGTACAAAATGTTTTACATAAAGCAATGGCGAAGATTCGCATAAGATGAACCTCGCCACTCTTTTTTTATTTTACTTATTATTGGAATACAACCATAAATGCAATAACTGCTGCGATAATTGGAATCGCCTCTACTAGTGCTACCCCAATAAACATTGTTGTTTGAAGTGAACCTTTCAATTCTGGTTGACGCGCAATACCTTCCACTGTTTTACTAACGATCATCCCGTTACCTAGACCTGCACCTAATGCTGCTAGTCCAATTGCGATTGCTGCTGCTAAAGCTCCCATTTAATAATTCCTCCTTTTATTGTTAAACCTTTATATATGTTTTTATTAATGGTCTTTGCTCACTTTATGAGACATGTAAACCATTGTTAACATCGTAAATACAAATGCTTGAATACCACCGATAAATAAACTGAATCCTTGCCAAGCCAACATCGGAAGTGCCGCACCAAAGAATCCAAATACACTGGAAGTTGCAAGCCCTACAAGTAAACTTAGAAGAATTTCACCTGCATAAATATTACCAAATAACCGAAGACCCAATGTTAAAGTGTTGGTGAATTCCTCAATTATTTTAAATGGCAGCATTAATGGCACCGGGCTGACAAACGTTTTAAAATAACTCTTTGCGCCGTTGACCTTTATGCCATAGAAATGTGTTAACATGACGACCATTGCTGAAAGGGTTAGTGTTAGTGTCGCATCGGCGG of Oceanobacillus zhaokaii contains these proteins:
- the atpA gene encoding F0F1 ATP synthase subunit alpha, whose translation is MSINAEEISTLIKKQIESYDSDIEVSDVGTVITVGDGIARAHGLDNAMAGELLEFSNGVMGLAQNLEENNVGIVILGPYTGIREGDEVRRTGRIMQVPVGEELLGRVVNPLGQPIDGRGPIETTKSRPIEAQAPGVMDRKSVDEPLQTGIKAIDALVPIGRGQRELIIGDRQTGKTTVAVDTIINQKDQDMICIYVAIGQKESTVRGTVETLRRYGALDYTIVVTAGASDPAPLLYLAPYAGVAMGEEFMYNGKHVLVVYDDLSKQATAYRELSLLLRRPPGREAFPGDVFYLHSRLLERAAKLSDALGGGSLTALPFVETQAGDIAAYIPTNVISITDGQIFLQSDLFFSGVRPAINAGLSVSRVGGSAQIKAMKKVAGTLRLDLASYRELESFSQFGSDLDKATQAKLNRGERTVEVLKQGLHKPLVVEKQVMILYALTKGFLDDIAVEDILRFESEMNTWLDSNRPELLATIRDTGKLPEDSEMKDAIESFKHTFLPTSN
- a CDS encoding F0F1 ATP synthase subunit delta — translated: MSETVVAKRYAEALFQLGIEKNNLEELVTEFTAVRDVFQDNKELKLFLLHPAVSSEKKKELIAESFTNLQKDVVNTLKLLIDRHRIEIVPTIINEFILLVNNAKGMVEATVYSTRALTENEKYELELSFAKRLNKTAVKFDNKIDSSLIGGIKIRVGNTIYDGSLSGKLKNIERKLKTAN
- the atpF gene encoding F0F1 ATP synthase subunit B — translated: MHSYVGLLTLGAVGGFRLGDMAAQLFFFLLLLWLLKKFAWGPLMNTMQKREEYVASEIESAEKNRLEAEAASKQAAEQLNQVRQEAQKMIEDAKNAGLKQEQDIIEAARLEASRIKEQAQKDIQNEKEQAIQALQAQVASLSVLIASKVIEKEITAGDQEKLINEYIKEVGEER
- the atpE gene encoding F0F1 ATP synthase subunit C, giving the protein MGALAAAIAIGLAALGAGLGNGMIVSKTVEGIARQPELKGSLQTTMFIGVALVEAIPIIAAVIAFMVVFQ
- the atpB gene encoding F0F1 ATP synthase subunit A, whose product is MNHTNPIVEDVFGISWLDFNLSNVFMMAVVTLIVFVFCTWASRKLQMKPTGMQNFMEWIIEFVKGIIGDTMDWKTGKVFLPLGLTLILYIFVSNIVGVITVGVVGHDLWWKSPTADATLTLTLSAMVVMLTHFYGIKVNGAKSYFKTFVSPVPLMLPFKIIEEFTNTLTLGLRLFGNIYAGEILLSLLVGLATSSVFGFFGAALPMLAWQGFSLFIGGIQAFVFTMLTMVYMSHKVSKDH